DNA sequence from the Methanolobus psychrophilus R15 genome:
AATATTGATGTTCCTTCTCATCACCGAACAGGGCCTTGCTCTCGATCCACGATACTTTTTTACCATTGATCTCAAGAGGCTCGTCCAGCAGGAAATCCGGTGTTTTTGCAATTCCCAAAGCCCGGAGATCGTTTTCCGTCCTGAATGAAACTCCTTTGTTCGCAAGCCACTGCTCAAGTATCGACTCGCCCATTTTCCCTTTGACCGTATGGACCTCATGAGCTCTCGGAGAAAAGAAGTGGTCGGAGCACATGGCTTCCTTCACTTCTTTTTTGAGCCGCATGTCAGGAAGCTCATCTATATTCTTCATGAAAGATTTTTTGGGAATACCCATCTCAGACAGGATCATGGCAGCCATAAGAGTTGCAGGAATACTGTTCTTCCGGGCTATCTGGACAATGGTGGTGCCCTTCTGCCACATCGACAGGTGCTTGCCGCTACGGTCCTGTACGCGGGAGAAGTTCTTCTTCACATTCGTCACGGTCTTCTGGTTGAGTATAGAGTATATCACACCCACGGGTTGTGAGAACATTTCTGACACCCTGTCAATATCATCAACCCCCTTAAGGGAACTGAATATCTGTTCGTAGGTATTGATGTCCATTTGAATATCTCCTTAATTACAAAGGCTGCTTCAGCAAACATGCATCGCACCGTTTTTTTCCGCAGAAGCTCTTTGAATATTCCACTATCAATGCATGATATTCCTGAAAGAGGCCAACATCTGCAGGCAGGCTACCCTCAAACAACCTCTGAAGTTGCATGTAATCACCTTTCACCCCTATGCATTTCATCATACGGGTCGTGTACGCATCTATCACAAAACTGGGCTTATGGGCAGCATAGAGGATTATGCTGTCTGCAGTCTCATTGCCAACGCCTTTTAAAGACAGCATCCTTTGTCTTAAAACATCAAGAGGTAATGAGAAAACATCGTTCATCTCGTTTTCGGTGAAATAAGAGGCAATATTCTTTATCCTAAAAGCTTTCTGACGATAGAAGCCACAGCACCGGACCAATTCCTCAAGCAGGAGGAGATCGGCTTCTGCAAGAGGCCTGGGTTCAAGCAGGCCGTGCTCTTTAAGATTACAGATGGCTTTTTCAACATTGGTCCATTTCGTCTGCTGGGTAAGCATTGCGCCCACTACGACTTCAAAAGCCGTTTCAGCAGGCCACCAATGTTGAGGACCTAATTCTTCCCGCAGTATATGATAGACCTTAAGAAGGTCTTTGTTTCTAAAGCTCATAAGAAAAGAAAGAAAGGGTTATTTCCAGA
Encoded proteins:
- a CDS encoding DNA-3-methyladenine glycosylase III; protein product: MLTQQTKWTNVEKAICNLKEHGLLEPRPLAEADLLLLEELVRCCGFYRQKAFRIKNIASYFTENEMNDVFSLPLDVLRQRMLSLKGVGNETADSIILYAAHKPSFVIDAYTTRMMKCIGVKGDYMQLQRLFEGSLPADVGLFQEYHALIVEYSKSFCGKKRCDACLLKQPL